The Erpetoichthys calabaricus chromosome 5, fErpCal1.3, whole genome shotgun sequence genome has a segment encoding these proteins:
- the LOC114652639 gene encoding protein S100-P-like: MSQLETAMAMIIKVFDQYSGAEGNNQTLTKGELKTLMDAELPNFLKSINDKNAVDKILKDLDDNGDSEVDFKEFIIFVAALTCACHNYFSQKGSGK; the protein is encoded by the exons ATGTCTCAGCTGGAAACTGCAATGGCCATGATCATCAAGGTGTTTGACCAGTACTCCGGAGCGGAAGGCAATAACCAAACTCTCACCAAAGGAGAACTCAAGACTCTAATGGATGCTGAGCTACCAAACTTTCTCAAG AGTATTAATGACAAAAATGCAGTAGACAAGATCTTGAAAGACTTAGACGACAATGGAGACTCAGAAGTGGACTTCAAGGAATTCATCATCTTTGTAGCAGCTTTGACATGCGCCTGCCACAACTACTTTTCCCAGAAGGGTTCTGGAAAGTAA